A DNA window from Thermoanaerobaculales bacterium contains the following coding sequences:
- a CDS encoding S41 family peptidase, with product MKDVMIAAAWLLLVLAPAVAPAEEAHLMRWADVHGDRIVFTYEDDLWVVPSAGGEARRLTSHPGAERYAKFSPDGELIAFTGSYDGGTDVYVMDSRGGVPRRLTFHPAADRVLGWHPDGTRVLFRSRREFTVRAEAVYLVSINGGLERRLAVDRAGLADLSPDGRSIAYNRNSREDATWKRYQGGEAQEIWLGRLDEGDFQPITSWEGTDNYPMWQGSAIYFSSDREHGTLNLYRLDLGSREVTALTSYRDYDVKYPSIGPGAIVFQHQESLHLLDLASGQVRKVAVSLASDRASVWPERVAVEAGPGSFSLTPDGERLLLEARGELLSIPAGEGEAVNLTRSSQSREKNGAWSPDGTQMALISDRGGDEALWLLDGKGAWRRLTSGSPFMTQPVWSPDGRFIVYSDKEMKLNLVEVATGTVSVIDRGEVDDAWERWGIQDYAWSPDSRWIAYTKMEPSLYESIFVYSMSQRRSSRLTDGWTNDWSPSFSPDGRFLYFLSNRTFNPVMGFVDQSHVFLDMTLPYLAILRAGEPSPFAPGADGAEDEKAGEKGAEEGAGVAVAIDLDGIAGRIVPAEGVEPGNYFRLEATDDGFLYLAKTANEFLKYQAVDDRTAGELELRHYDLGEESPKKLIDGIANYHLSADRSKTVYRAGSKIGIVDTGAEAEAGDGAVVLDDVRIKVTKLEEFQQIFDEAWRIERDWFYDPGLHGVDWQAIGDKYRRFVPSCGNRSDLNYLIGEMIGELNIGHTYVYGGDTDDGVERVDVGLLGADFELPEGAQRYQIAHIVPGRSWLPAERSPLAVPGCGVKAGDWLIAIDGREVKAGDNPFAFLEDTVGRAVEVTYNSRPTLDGASSCTVEPIDSEYRIREREWVERNRAKVDELSGGTIGYLYLPDMMEDGLIEFARDWFPQYRKRAIIIDERYNGGGFVADMIIDVLERRLWSLTKPREGIVLTDPERTFHGHLAVLINGDTGSNGEYFAEAVKRKGLATVIGRRTWGGAVGIEPHQDLVDGGTATPPQFGAYSVDGSEWLIEGHGVVPDIDVENLPSDVLAGRDPQLEAAVRHLQERLAEDPRELPPPPPYPDKSKPGEGRAGTALQLPRPTG from the coding sequence GTGAAGGACGTGATGATCGCAGCAGCTTGGCTTCTCCTGGTTCTCGCGCCGGCCGTGGCCCCGGCCGAGGAGGCCCACCTCATGCGCTGGGCGGACGTCCACGGCGACCGCATCGTCTTCACCTACGAGGACGACCTCTGGGTCGTGCCGAGCGCGGGCGGCGAGGCGCGCCGGCTGACCAGCCACCCCGGCGCCGAGCGCTACGCCAAGTTCAGCCCCGACGGCGAGCTGATCGCCTTCACCGGCAGCTACGACGGCGGCACCGACGTCTACGTGATGGATTCGCGCGGCGGCGTGCCGCGCCGGCTCACCTTCCACCCGGCCGCCGACCGCGTGCTCGGCTGGCACCCCGACGGCACGCGGGTTCTGTTCCGCTCGCGGCGGGAGTTCACGGTCCGGGCAGAGGCGGTGTACCTGGTGTCGATCAATGGCGGGCTGGAGCGGCGGCTGGCCGTTGACCGGGCCGGCCTTGCCGACCTGTCGCCGGATGGCCGATCGATCGCCTACAACCGGAACTCCCGCGAGGACGCCACCTGGAAGAGGTACCAGGGCGGCGAGGCCCAGGAGATCTGGCTGGGGAGGCTCGACGAAGGCGACTTCCAGCCGATCACCAGCTGGGAAGGGACCGACAACTACCCGATGTGGCAGGGAAGCGCCATCTACTTCAGCTCGGACCGCGAGCACGGGACCCTCAACCTCTACCGCCTCGACCTGGGCTCGCGCGAGGTGACGGCGCTGACCTCCTACCGCGACTATGACGTCAAGTACCCGTCGATCGGCCCCGGCGCCATCGTCTTCCAGCACCAGGAGTCGTTGCACCTGCTGGACCTGGCGTCGGGCCAGGTCCGGAAGGTCGCCGTGTCGCTCGCCTCGGACCGGGCTTCGGTGTGGCCGGAGCGGGTTGCCGTCGAGGCCGGGCCCGGATCGTTCTCCCTGACGCCGGACGGCGAGCGGCTGCTGCTCGAGGCCCGCGGCGAGCTCCTGTCGATCCCCGCCGGGGAGGGCGAGGCCGTAAACCTCACCCGCAGCTCCCAGTCGCGGGAGAAGAACGGCGCGTGGTCCCCCGACGGCACGCAGATGGCGCTGATCTCGGACCGCGGCGGCGACGAGGCCCTGTGGCTGCTCGACGGCAAGGGCGCCTGGCGCCGGCTCACCTCCGGGAGCCCGTTCATGACGCAACCGGTGTGGTCGCCGGATGGCCGCTTCATCGTGTACTCCGACAAGGAGATGAAGCTCAACCTGGTCGAGGTCGCGACCGGGACGGTATCGGTCATCGACCGCGGCGAGGTGGACGATGCGTGGGAGCGGTGGGGCATCCAGGACTACGCCTGGTCGCCGGACAGCCGGTGGATCGCCTACACCAAGATGGAGCCATCGCTCTACGAGTCGATCTTCGTCTACTCGATGTCGCAGCGGCGCAGCAGCCGCCTCACCGACGGCTGGACCAACGACTGGAGCCCGTCGTTCTCGCCGGACGGCCGGTTCCTCTACTTCCTGTCCAACCGCACGTTCAACCCGGTGATGGGCTTCGTCGACCAGAGCCACGTCTTCCTCGACATGACGCTGCCCTACCTGGCCATCCTGCGCGCAGGCGAGCCGTCGCCCTTCGCGCCCGGCGCGGACGGCGCCGAGGACGAGAAGGCCGGCGAAAAGGGCGCGGAAGAGGGCGCCGGCGTCGCGGTGGCCATCGACCTCGACGGCATCGCGGGACGGATCGTGCCGGCCGAGGGGGTCGAGCCGGGCAACTACTTTCGGCTCGAGGCGACCGACGACGGCTTCCTCTACCTCGCCAAGACCGCCAATGAGTTTCTCAAGTACCAGGCGGTGGACGACCGGACGGCGGGCGAGCTCGAGCTGCGCCACTACGATCTCGGCGAGGAGTCGCCGAAGAAGCTGATCGACGGCATCGCCAACTACCACCTGTCGGCAGATCGCTCGAAAACGGTGTACCGGGCGGGGTCCAAGATCGGGATCGTGGACACCGGCGCCGAGGCTGAGGCCGGCGACGGCGCGGTGGTCCTCGACGACGTCAGGATCAAGGTCACCAAGCTCGAGGAGTTCCAGCAGATCTTCGACGAGGCCTGGCGGATCGAGCGCGACTGGTTCTACGACCCCGGCCTGCACGGCGTGGACTGGCAGGCGATCGGCGACAAGTACCGCCGCTTCGTGCCCTCCTGCGGCAACCGCTCCGACCTCAACTACCTGATCGGCGAGATGATCGGCGAGCTCAACATCGGCCACACCTATGTCTACGGCGGGGACACCGACGACGGCGTCGAGCGCGTCGATGTCGGGTTGCTCGGCGCCGACTTCGAGCTGCCGGAGGGCGCCCAGCGCTACCAAATCGCGCACATCGTGCCCGGCCGCAGCTGGCTTCCGGCTGAGCGCTCTCCCCTCGCCGTGCCCGGATGCGGCGTCAAGGCCGGCGACTGGCTGATCGCCATCGACGGCCGTGAAGTGAAGGCCGGCGACAACCCCTTCGCCTTCCTCGAGGACACGGTCGGCCGCGCCGTGGAGGTGACCTACAACAGCCGCCCCACCCTCGACGGCGCCTCGAGCTGCACCGTCGAGCCGATCGACAGCGAGTACCGGATCCGCGAGCGCGAGTGGGTCGAGCGCAACCGCGCCAAGGTCGACGAGCTGTCGGGCGGGACCATCGGCTACCTGTACCTGCCCGACATGATGGAGGACGGGCTGATCGAGTTCGCCCGCGACTGGTTCCCGCAGTACCGCAAGCGGGCGATCATCATCGACGAGCGCTACAACGGAGGCGGCTTCGTCGCCGACATGATCATCGACGTGCTCGAGCGCCGGCTGTGGTCACTGACCAAGCCGCGCGAGGGGATCGTGCTGACCGATCCGGAGCGGACCTTCCACGGCCATCTGGCGGTGCTGATCAACGGCGACACCGGGTCGAACGGCGAGTACTTCGCCGAGGCGGTCAAGCGCAAGGGCCTGGCGACCGTGATCGGCCGCCGCACCTGGGGAGGCGCGGTCGGCATCGAGCCCCACCAGGACCTGGTGGACGGCGGGACGGCCACGCCGCCGCAGTTCGGCGCCTACTCGGTCGACGGCAGCGAGTGGCTGATCGAGGGTCACGGCGTGGTGCCGGACATCGACGTCGAGAACCTGCCGTCCGACGTGCTGGCGGGCCGCGACCCACAGCTCGAGGCCGCGGTGCGGCACCTCCAGGAGCGGCTGGCCGAGGATCCCCGCGAGCTGCCGCCGCCGCCCCCCTACCCAGACAAGTCCAAGCCCGGCGAGGGGAGGGCGGGCACCGCGCTCCAGCTTCCGCGGCCGACCGGCTGA
- a CDS encoding outer membrane protein transport protein — MRKLLTTVAVLLVVPSLSFGSGFALFETGTRSFAMAGAFVAVADDPSAIFWNPAGLAFQDDKGTQVMMGAILIAPAQTFYGENPYPGEGYSTEQKDQIFFPPHFQLVMPLGERTTFGFAVQVPFGLGTYWDDDHAGRYLSKRVDLYAYDLTPNLAIDLNDNLALGVGADYRISTIDLTRNVPLLDPFTQQVRDVAQAYIYTDGAGNDGWGWHAGLLAKLGAGFSAGLTYRSEVKVDYEGYAKFTQFSTGNPELDAIVAQNIPFGEIIEGTTEITFPDFWIAGLAWTGERFTVSAEWGRMGWSSFQELALIFTDYPQFNESIPELYEDADQYRLGFEWRASEHLALQLGTLFDETPQPPSSMTPLLGDGDRTSITCGLSWIKGRFRLDLGYEHLMMEDRSTWDDEGGSLSGYNGHYESSAELAGASMTFTF, encoded by the coding sequence ATGAGGAAGTTGCTCACCACCGTGGCCGTGCTGCTGGTGGTGCCGTCGCTGTCGTTCGGCTCCGGCTTCGCGCTGTTCGAGACCGGGACGCGGTCGTTCGCCATGGCGGGCGCCTTCGTCGCGGTCGCGGACGACCCGTCCGCGATCTTCTGGAATCCGGCGGGGCTTGCCTTCCAGGATGACAAGGGGACGCAGGTGATGATGGGCGCCATCCTGATCGCGCCTGCCCAGACCTTCTACGGCGAGAACCCGTACCCGGGCGAGGGGTACTCCACCGAGCAGAAGGACCAGATCTTCTTTCCGCCCCACTTTCAGCTCGTGATGCCGCTCGGCGAGCGGACGACCTTCGGCTTCGCCGTCCAGGTCCCGTTCGGGCTCGGTACCTACTGGGACGACGACCACGCCGGCCGGTATCTGTCCAAGCGCGTCGACCTCTACGCCTACGACCTGACCCCGAACCTGGCCATCGACCTCAACGACAACCTCGCCCTGGGCGTCGGTGCCGACTACCGGATCAGCACCATCGACCTGACCCGCAACGTCCCGCTGCTGGACCCGTTCACGCAGCAGGTCCGCGACGTGGCGCAGGCCTACATCTACACCGACGGCGCGGGCAACGACGGCTGGGGCTGGCACGCCGGCCTGCTCGCCAAGCTCGGCGCCGGTTTCTCGGCCGGCCTCACCTACCGCTCGGAGGTGAAGGTCGACTACGAGGGCTACGCCAAGTTCACCCAGTTCTCAACCGGCAACCCCGAGCTCGATGCCATCGTCGCGCAGAACATCCCCTTCGGCGAGATCATCGAGGGCACCACCGAGATCACGTTCCCTGACTTCTGGATCGCCGGCCTGGCCTGGACCGGCGAGCGCTTCACGGTGTCGGCGGAGTGGGGTCGCATGGGCTGGTCCTCCTTCCAGGAGCTGGCGCTGATCTTCACCGACTACCCCCAGTTCAACGAGTCCATCCCCGAGCTCTACGAGGACGCCGACCAGTACCGGCTCGGCTTCGAGTGGCGCGCCAGCGAGCACCTCGCGCTGCAGCTCGGCACGCTCTTCGACGAGACCCCGCAGCCCCCGAGCTCGATGACGCCGCTGCTCGGCGACGGCGACCGCACCTCGATCACCTGCGGACTGAGCTGGATCAAGGGGCGCTTCCGTCTCGACCTCGGTTACGAGCACCTCATGATGGAGGACCGCTCCACCTGGGACGACGAGGGCGGCAGCCTGTCGGGCTACAACGGCCATTACGAGAGCTCGGCCGAGCTGGCCGGCGCCTCGATGACCTTCACCTTCTAG
- a CDS encoding SGNH/GDSL hydrolase family protein — MKKIVLAVSVVALLGALPASAQLDLSRYVALGDSLTAGFTSNGLVDCYQMHSYPAVLASQAGAATFEMPLMSPPGIPPVLELVSLAGGVPTLVPAGNPADAFPYNAAYPLPYNDLGVPGATLYDMLFTTGDINNVLSGNTDNAMHDLILRVPQVPNPVTGEPMDFTAIVQAIALDPTFITLWIGNMDVQGAVTSATPIDGVTMTPVSMFEMLYPQAVGALVQSTDADIVLFTLPDLTAEPFVRTVPPFLDIPGLGVVPIMGSNGPLDANCLVTLLASSKLAQGYGVPLPGYPPLPEDVNLATGEPGYVLRPEEVTAIQERIDTLNAIIVQTADAFGLPVFDVGGVIDGLLDHGIVLGGVHLDGSYLTGGIISYDGVHPQQLAHALLAMYLVDFLNATYDADITPINLGEILFDNPCYPLGGAYGVAAKDVVFSPEATQSFLDLFMPELPRMPRHDQQVEAATD; from the coding sequence ATGAAGAAGATCGTTCTTGCAGTCAGCGTGGTGGCGCTCCTCGGGGCACTGCCGGCGAGCGCGCAGCTCGACCTCAGCCGTTACGTCGCGCTCGGCGACTCCTTGACCGCGGGCTTCACCAGCAACGGTCTCGTCGATTGCTACCAGATGCACTCCTACCCGGCAGTGCTCGCCAGCCAGGCCGGAGCGGCCACCTTCGAGATGCCGCTGATGTCGCCGCCCGGCATCCCGCCGGTCCTCGAGCTCGTCTCGCTTGCCGGCGGCGTCCCGACGCTCGTCCCGGCAGGAAACCCGGCGGACGCCTTTCCCTACAACGCCGCCTACCCGCTGCCGTACAACGACCTCGGCGTCCCCGGCGCCACCCTGTACGACATGCTCTTCACCACCGGGGACATCAACAACGTGCTCTCGGGCAACACCGACAACGCGATGCACGACCTGATCCTGCGCGTCCCCCAGGTGCCGAACCCGGTGACCGGCGAGCCCATGGACTTCACGGCGATCGTCCAGGCGATCGCGCTCGACCCGACCTTCATCACGCTCTGGATCGGGAACATGGACGTCCAGGGCGCGGTCACATCGGCCACTCCCATTGACGGCGTCACCATGACTCCGGTCAGCATGTTCGAGATGCTCTACCCGCAGGCGGTCGGGGCGCTCGTCCAGTCGACCGACGCCGACATCGTTCTCTTTACGCTGCCTGACCTGACCGCCGAGCCGTTCGTCCGCACCGTCCCGCCGTTCCTCGACATCCCGGGCCTCGGCGTGGTGCCGATCATGGGCTCCAACGGGCCCCTGGACGCAAACTGCCTGGTGACCCTCCTCGCCTCCAGCAAGCTCGCCCAGGGCTACGGGGTGCCGCTGCCCGGCTATCCGCCGCTCCCCGAAGACGTCAACCTCGCAACCGGCGAGCCGGGCTACGTGCTGCGGCCGGAGGAGGTCACGGCGATCCAGGAGCGGATCGACACGCTCAACGCGATCATCGTGCAGACCGCGGACGCGTTCGGGCTGCCGGTCTTCGACGTCGGCGGCGTGATCGACGGCCTGCTGGATCACGGGATCGTCCTCGGGGGCGTCCACCTCGACGGCTCCTACCTGACGGGCGGGATCATCAGCTACGACGGCGTCCACCCGCAGCAGCTCGCCCATGCGTTGCTGGCCATGTACCTGGTCGACTTCCTCAACGCCACCTACGACGCGGACATCACCCCGATCAACCTCGGCGAGATCCTGTTCGACAATCCCTGCTACCCGCTCGGGGGCGCGTACGGCGTCGCTGCGAAGGACGTCGTCTTCTCGCCCGAGGCGACGCAGAGCTTCCTCGACCTCTTCATGCCCGAGCTGCCGCGCATGCCGCGGCACGATCAGCAAGTGGAGGCTGCCACCGACTGA